A single Tenacibaculum sp. 190524A02b DNA region contains:
- a CDS encoding DUF6588 family protein, which translates to MKKAITFIFSVFFITISSKAQELENIILAKGDAEKLTEAYLNPAMKGLIYSINGGWYHTAKVHKKLGFDITIGANVSFIPEKDEIFNLAALNLSSNSNITNAVATSPTVAGSQSITPAEVKFTLRDNQGNEIGEADFALPKGVKEDLPANAVAAPVIQVGLGLPFKLEAMLRYVPKLKFDDVKAGLFGIGLKKEITDWFGPMDKTPLHVSLLASYTNMSADYLIENRNTVSVSTQNAAAEFDLNAYSIQAIASLNFPIINIYGGIGYNGGSTSLGMVGSYTLSYQSSIPAAPSIQETITNPLSIKNKTGSFNTTIGTRLSLGFFKLFGSYTLQEYNTLNAGIAFSFR; encoded by the coding sequence ATGAAAAAAGCTATAACGTTTATTTTTTCCGTTTTTTTTATAACAATTAGTTCAAAAGCTCAAGAATTAGAAAATATTATCTTAGCAAAAGGGGATGCTGAAAAGCTTACTGAAGCCTATTTAAACCCAGCTATGAAAGGGTTAATTTACAGTATAAACGGAGGCTGGTATCATACTGCTAAGGTTCATAAAAAACTTGGTTTTGATATCACTATAGGTGCTAATGTTTCCTTTATACCTGAAAAAGATGAAATTTTTAATTTAGCTGCACTGAACCTATCTAGTAACTCTAATATTACTAATGCTGTTGCTACTTCTCCAACTGTAGCTGGTAGCCAATCTATAACTCCCGCAGAAGTAAAATTCACACTTCGTGACAATCAAGGAAATGAAATTGGTGAAGCCGATTTTGCGCTTCCTAAAGGTGTAAAAGAAGATCTTCCTGCCAATGCTGTTGCTGCTCCAGTAATTCAAGTTGGCTTAGGGCTTCCTTTTAAGCTTGAAGCTATGCTTCGTTATGTACCAAAACTAAAATTTGATGATGTAAAAGCTGGCCTTTTTGGTATAGGGTTGAAAAAAGAAATTACAGACTGGTTTGGGCCAATGGACAAAACACCTTTGCATGTATCTTTATTAGCTTCTTATACTAATATGAGTGCCGATTATTTAATAGAAAATAGAAATACTGTAAGTGTTAGTACTCAAAATGCTGCTGCTGAATTTGATTTAAACGCATACTCTATACAAGCAATAGCCTCTTTAAATTTCCCTATCATTAATATATATGGAGGTATTGGATATAACGGAGGAAGTACATCATTAGGAATGGTTGGAAGTTATACACTTTCTTATCAATCGAGCATTCCAGCTGCTCCTTCAATTCAAGAAACTATTACCAATCCGCTATCAATTAAAAACAAAACTGGTAGTTTTAATACTACTATTGGAACTAGGTTAAGCTTAGGTTTCTTTAAACTATTTGGTAGTTACACATTACAAGAATACAACACTCTTAATGCTGGTATTGCTTTTAGTTTCAGATAA
- the gyrB gene encoding DNA topoisomerase (ATP-hydrolyzing) subunit B, which translates to MSEEKKHNYSADSIQALEGMEHVRMRPSMYIGDVGVRGLHHLVYEVVDNSIDEALAGHCDEISVDINEDNSITVRDNGRGIPVGLHKKEGVSALEVVMTKIGAGGKFDKDSYKVSGGLHGVGVSCVNALSDHLKATVHRDGKIWQQEYERGKTLYPVKTIGGTDKTGTEVTFVPDKSIFQQTTEYNYDTLATRMRELAYLNKGITVTLTDKREKDDEGNFISETFHSTEGLSEFVKYLDSTREQLTAGVIAMEGEKNGIPVEVAMVYNTSYSENLHSYVNNINTHEGGTHLSGFRRGLTHTLKKYADESGLLKNVKFEISGDDFREGLTAIVSVKVAEPQFEGQTKTKLGNREVTSAVSQAVAEMLTDYLEENPNDAKTIVQKVILAAQARHAARKAREMVQRKTVMSIGGLPGKLSDCSETDPAECEIFLVEGDSAGGTAKQGRDRNFQAILPLRGKILNVEKAMQHKVFENEEIKNMFTALGISIGTEEDPRALNLSKLRYHKVVIMCDADVDGSHIATLILTFFFRYMREMVEQGYIYIATPPLYLVKKGQKREYAWDDNQRDLIVQKMGGGASIQRYKGLGEMNAEQLWDTTMNPEFRTLRQVTIDNLTEADRVFSMLMGDDVPPRREFIEKNAKYANIDA; encoded by the coding sequence ATGAGCGAAGAAAAAAAGCATAATTATTCCGCCGATAGTATTCAGGCTTTGGAAGGAATGGAGCATGTACGTATGCGTCCGTCCATGTATATTGGTGATGTAGGTGTTAGAGGTTTACACCACTTAGTATATGAGGTAGTAGATAACTCTATTGATGAAGCTTTAGCCGGGCACTGTGATGAAATTTCTGTTGACATTAATGAAGATAACTCGATAACTGTTAGAGATAATGGACGAGGTATTCCTGTTGGCTTACACAAAAAAGAAGGTGTTTCTGCTTTAGAAGTAGTAATGACCAAAATTGGAGCTGGTGGAAAATTTGATAAAGATTCCTACAAAGTATCAGGTGGTCTACACGGTGTTGGTGTATCTTGTGTAAATGCTCTTTCAGATCACTTAAAGGCTACAGTGCATCGTGATGGAAAAATTTGGCAACAAGAGTACGAAAGAGGTAAAACATTGTACCCTGTTAAAACTATTGGAGGAACTGATAAAACAGGGACAGAAGTAACTTTTGTTCCAGACAAATCTATCTTCCAACAAACAACTGAATATAATTACGATACGCTTGCTACTCGTATGCGTGAATTAGCTTACCTTAATAAAGGTATTACCGTTACTTTAACAGATAAAAGAGAAAAGGATGATGAAGGTAACTTTATTTCTGAAACCTTTCATAGTACTGAAGGGTTATCGGAATTTGTAAAGTATTTAGATAGTACTCGTGAGCAATTAACAGCTGGTGTTATAGCTATGGAAGGTGAGAAAAACGGGATTCCAGTTGAAGTTGCTATGGTTTATAATACTTCTTACTCTGAAAACCTACACTCATACGTAAACAATATTAATACTCACGAAGGAGGTACCCATTTATCTGGTTTCCGTCGTGGTTTAACTCATACCTTAAAAAAGTATGCAGATGAATCTGGCTTACTTAAAAATGTAAAATTTGAAATTTCTGGAGACGACTTCCGTGAAGGGTTAACTGCTATTGTTTCTGTTAAAGTAGCTGAACCTCAATTTGAAGGGCAAACAAAAACTAAACTTGGTAACCGTGAAGTTACCTCTGCAGTTTCTCAAGCTGTAGCTGAAATGCTAACGGATTATTTAGAAGAAAACCCTAATGATGCCAAAACCATTGTTCAGAAAGTAATTTTAGCAGCGCAAGCTCGTCATGCAGCTCGTAAAGCTCGTGAAATGGTTCAGCGAAAAACTGTGATGAGTATCGGAGGTTTACCTGGTAAATTATCAGATTGTTCCGAAACTGATCCTGCTGAATGTGAAATATTCTTAGTTGAGGGAGATTCGGCAGGTGGTACTGCTAAACAAGGACGTGATCGTAATTTTCAGGCTATTTTACCATTACGAGGAAAAATTTTAAATGTTGAAAAAGCAATGCAACATAAAGTTTTTGAAAATGAAGAAATCAAAAACATGTTCACCGCTTTAGGTATTAGCATTGGTACTGAAGAAGACCCTAGAGCCCTTAATTTATCTAAGTTACGTTATCACAAAGTAGTTATCATGTGTGATGCCGATGTAGATGGTTCTCATATTGCTACGCTTATTTTAACTTTCTTTTTCCGTTACATGCGTGAGATGGTTGAGCAAGGTTATATTTATATTGCGACTCCTCCATTATACCTTGTTAAAAAAGGTCAGAAAAGAGAATATGCTTGGGATGATAACCAGCGTGATTTAATTGTTCAAAAAATGGGTGGCGGTGCCTCTATCCAACGCTATAAAGGTCTTGGAGAGATGAATGCTGAACAGTTATGGGATACAACAATGAATCCTGAATTTAGAACACTTAGACAAGTAACTATTGATAACCTAACTGAAGCTGATAGAGTATTTTCTATGCTTATGGGAGATGATGTTCCACCCCGTAGAGAGTTTATTGAAAAAAATGCTAAATATGCAAATATTGATGCATAA
- a CDS encoding DUF3103 family protein, producing the protein MRIPRILLKLILASMLITSCNSSDDLTTNNQNSTTVLSPNLVDKKEVAFQFIDLMRNQDFKKTTLDLLSNQKPSVAMTTILEKTSSFVSETSSFKSLSTKTNNLERKAAKGENADKIEILEVWMHNANKKINSKDLLFSFEPEGDEKDWKVIEAFTMNKEVVYLDPKKAPEQSVIVIETNGFETLKREVEYMNKYLREEGVQNARFENSKMDLNANSAKNEGLVTTKLDKIRLNDDEEPWISGAAEVYAITSGIKDEENRPEIKVIPMYYLDHEDRDYYPNQILLFWDDYKYQAANIQLFEKDDNVNYKSLVSTIVNGVFQIIGTVATQPWVNALGQVAGAIIQAMPDSWYTNDDDYVDSFYTIEKYKNYTNYYGARGNAKVNLSHYLVAVNK; encoded by the coding sequence ATGAGAATCCCTCGTATTCTATTAAAGCTAATCTTAGCCTCTATGTTAATTACAAGTTGTAATTCATCAGATGATTTAACAACTAACAATCAAAACTCAACTACTGTTTTATCTCCAAACTTGGTAGATAAAAAAGAAGTAGCTTTTCAATTTATTGACTTGATGAGAAATCAAGATTTTAAAAAAACTACATTAGATCTTTTGTCAAATCAGAAACCTAGTGTAGCAATGACAACAATTTTAGAGAAAACATCATCTTTTGTTTCTGAAACTTCTTCCTTTAAAAGTTTATCAACTAAAACTAATAATTTAGAAAGGAAAGCTGCAAAAGGAGAAAACGCTGATAAAATTGAAATTTTGGAAGTTTGGATGCATAACGCAAATAAAAAAATAAATTCTAAAGATTTGTTATTCTCTTTTGAACCTGAAGGGGATGAGAAAGATTGGAAGGTTATAGAGGCGTTTACTATGAACAAAGAAGTTGTTTATTTAGATCCTAAAAAAGCCCCAGAACAATCAGTTATTGTTATTGAAACTAATGGTTTTGAAACTTTAAAAAGAGAAGTTGAGTATATGAATAAATATTTAAGAGAAGAAGGTGTTCAAAATGCTCGATTTGAGAACTCTAAGATGGATTTGAATGCTAATTCTGCTAAAAATGAAGGCTTAGTAACTACAAAGTTAGATAAAATTCGTTTAAATGACGATGAGGAACCATGGATAAGTGGAGCTGCTGAAGTGTATGCAATTACTTCTGGAATTAAGGATGAAGAAAATAGACCAGAAATTAAGGTAATTCCAATGTACTACTTAGATCATGAAGATAGAGATTATTATCCAAACCAAATATTATTATTTTGGGATGATTATAAGTATCAAGCAGCAAACATACAGTTATTTGAAAAAGATGATAATGTAAATTACAAAAGTTTAGTATCTACTATTGTTAATGGTGTTTTTCAAATAATAGGAACGGTTGCAACTCAGCCATGGGTAAACGCTTTAGGACAAGTTGCTGGCGCAATTATTCAAGCTATGCCAGATAGTTGGTATACAAATGATGATGATTATGTAGATTCTTTTTATACTATAGAAAAATATAAAAATTATACGAACTATTATGGAGCAAGAGGTAATGCTAAAGTTAACTTATCTCATTACTTAGTAGCAGTGAATAAATAA
- a CDS encoding endonuclease gives MVKKLLSLLLFIGSYAIFSQQNYYNDVDLTKSGLTLKDELATKIVNTHTRTLSYSQVWDACKATDVNPDNSNEVLLIYGYSSTGTTARTRGINENGGSTGDWNREHTYPKSLGNPNLGTSGAGADAHHLRPSDVQHNGKRGSKKFASGSGNSGDSSGGWYPGDEWKGDVARMMLYMYLRYGNQCLPKNVAIGTTNSVDSNMIDLLLQWNADDPVSSIEDARNTYHENTSNSAAQGNRNPFIDNPNLATQIWGGPVAENRWATANINENSLLETKIFPNPSSIKKVFIKVNDNLKIQEVTLYSILGKTVYNVKNPISKNGLISINNLTKGIYLLKIANRNSSMTKKIIIQ, from the coding sequence ATGGTAAAAAAACTACTTTCCTTATTATTATTCATAGGTAGTTATGCTATTTTTTCACAGCAGAATTATTATAATGATGTTGATTTAACTAAATCTGGGTTAACTCTAAAAGATGAGTTAGCCACGAAAATAGTTAACACACACACTAGAACTTTATCATATAGTCAAGTATGGGATGCATGTAAAGCCACCGATGTAAACCCTGATAATAGCAATGAAGTTCTCTTAATTTATGGATATAGTAGTACTGGTACTACAGCTAGAACTCGAGGTATTAATGAAAATGGAGGTAGTACTGGAGACTGGAATCGTGAACATACGTACCCAAAAAGTCTTGGAAATCCAAACTTAGGTACTTCTGGAGCAGGTGCAGATGCACATCATTTACGCCCTTCTGATGTTCAACATAATGGAAAGAGAGGTAGTAAAAAATTCGCTTCAGGCTCTGGTAACTCTGGTGATTCTTCTGGTGGTTGGTATCCTGGAGATGAATGGAAAGGTGATGTCGCTAGAATGATGCTATATATGTATTTACGTTATGGAAATCAATGTTTACCTAAAAATGTAGCTATAGGTACTACTAATTCTGTAGATAGTAATATGATTGATTTACTATTACAATGGAATGCTGATGATCCTGTTTCAAGTATTGAAGATGCTAGGAATACTTATCATGAAAACACTTCTAACTCAGCTGCTCAAGGTAACCGTAATCCTTTTATTGACAATCCTAATTTAGCTACACAAATTTGGGGTGGTCCAGTTGCCGAAAATAGATGGGCTACAGCTAATATAAATGAAAACTCTCTATTGGAAACCAAAATATTCCCTAATCCTTCTTCTATTAAAAAAGTTTTCATCAAAGTAAATGACAACCTAAAAATACAAGAGGTAACTTTATATTCTATTTTAGGTAAAACGGTTTACAACGTAAAAAATCCAATTTCTAAAAACGGTTTGATTAGTATAAATAACTTGACTAAAGGAATTTACTTATTAAAAATAGCTAATAGAAATTCAAGTATGACAAAAAAGATTATTATTCAATAA
- a CDS encoding RsmB/NOP family class I SAM-dependent RNA methyltransferase has protein sequence MRLHRNLVFTVIDSLRDIFNEGVYADKAVELALKRDKRWGARDRKFVAETIYEIVRWKRLYAEIAQVKAPFSRPDLWRLFAVWCVLRGIKLPDWNQIEPTPSRRIKGKFDELSKIRKFRESIPDWIDEVGLEELGEKIWTKEIAALNKQAEVILRTNTLNISKEKLQKALANENIETEFIKGYDDALKLVERANVFKTQAFKNGYFEVQDASSQLVAAYLDVQPGMKVVDTCAGAGGKTLHLASLMKNKGQIIAMDIYESKLKKLKVRARRNGVHNIDTRVIESTKVIKKLHDKVDRVLIDAPCSGLGVIRRNPDSKWKLQPEFLDTIRNTQQEVLQQYSKMVKSGGKMVYATCSVLPSENQEQINKFLASDAGKNFNFVQDNKVLAHQSGFDGFYMALLEKQ, from the coding sequence ATGAGATTACATAGAAACTTAGTTTTTACCGTTATTGATAGCTTACGAGATATTTTTAATGAGGGTGTATATGCAGACAAAGCAGTGGAGCTTGCTTTAAAAAGAGATAAACGTTGGGGAGCAAGAGATAGAAAATTTGTTGCTGAGACAATTTACGAAATTGTTCGTTGGAAGCGTTTATATGCAGAAATAGCTCAAGTAAAAGCTCCTTTTTCTAGACCAGATTTATGGCGTTTATTTGCCGTATGGTGTGTTTTAAGAGGTATTAAACTTCCTGATTGGAACCAAATTGAACCTACGCCTTCCAGAAGAATAAAAGGAAAATTTGATGAGTTATCTAAAATTAGAAAATTCAGAGAGTCAATTCCTGATTGGATTGATGAAGTTGGTTTAGAAGAATTAGGTGAAAAAATATGGACCAAAGAAATTGCCGCTTTAAACAAACAAGCTGAAGTTATTTTACGTACTAATACATTAAACATTAGTAAAGAAAAACTTCAGAAAGCGCTTGCTAATGAAAATATTGAAACCGAATTTATCAAAGGATATGATGATGCTCTTAAATTAGTAGAACGCGCTAATGTATTTAAAACCCAAGCATTTAAAAACGGGTATTTTGAAGTACAAGATGCTTCTTCTCAATTAGTAGCTGCTTATTTAGATGTACAACCTGGTATGAAAGTTGTTGACACTTGTGCTGGGGCTGGAGGTAAAACATTGCACTTAGCTTCTTTAATGAAGAATAAAGGGCAAATTATTGCTATGGACATTTATGAGAGTAAATTAAAAAAGCTTAAAGTACGTGCAAGAAGAAATGGTGTTCACAATATTGATACTAGAGTAATTGAGTCTACTAAAGTTATAAAAAAGTTACATGACAAAGTTGATAGAGTTTTAATTGATGCACCTTGTTCTGGACTAGGTGTAATTAGAAGAAATCCCGACAGTAAGTGGAAACTTCAACCTGAATTTTTAGATACTATTAGAAATACTCAACAAGAGGTTTTACAACAATATTCTAAGATGGTAAAATCAGGCGGAAAAATGGTGTATGCTACTTGCTCTGTCCTACCATCTGAAAACCAAGAACAAATTAACAAGTTCTTAGCTTCTGATGCGGGAAAAAACTTTAACTTTGTCCAAGATAATAAAGTATTAGCACACCAATCTGGATTTGATGGGTTCTATATGGCTTTATTAGAAAAACAATAA
- the recG gene encoding ATP-dependent DNA helicase RecG, translating into MNLNSPVTYIKGVSVARAELLFSELGIKTCRDLLHLFPFRYVDKTQFYTINQLQKNSSDVQVVGKITGIKTVKQKRGSRLVATFEDATGIMELVWFKGAKWIKDNLKPNVLYVIYGKLNWYNGVASMPHPEMETVQAYKNKLQTSMQPVYPSTEKLSTKGISHKVMRGMMMNLFQQFIGEISETLPSYILQQHQLIDKKEALLNIHFPKSQELLAKSQFRLKFEELFFIQLQLLQKKLIRKAKIKGCVFGEVGEVFSDFYNHKLPFDLTGAQKKVLKEIRRDVGSGAHMNRLLQGDVGSGKTIVALLTMLLAIDNGYQATIMAPTEILANQHYNGIAELLEKTDIKVELLTGSTRIKKRREIHTGLEDGSLHILIGTHAILEDKVQFKNLGLAIIDEQHRFGVAQRSKLWQKGNVDDLGGVIPPHILVMTATPIPRTLAMSVYGDLDVSVIDELPPGRKEIKTVHRYDSHRLAVFKFLKDEIEKGRQVYIVYPLIQESEAMDYKDLMDGYESIVREFPPPKYQISIVHGQMKPADKDYEMERFVNGETQIMVATTVIEVGVNVPNASVMVIESSERFGLSQLHQLRGRVGRGAEQSYCILLSSYKLSSDGKTRLQTMVETSDGFKIAEVDLKLRGPGNIMGTQQSGVLNLKIADVVKDSPILFQARKTAIDVISNDPTLSNTENASLKATYMQLQKKTGIWSNIS; encoded by the coding sequence ATGAACCTAAATAGTCCCGTAACCTATATAAAAGGCGTAAGTGTAGCAAGAGCAGAATTATTATTTTCTGAACTTGGAATAAAAACGTGTAGAGATTTACTACACCTTTTTCCTTTTAGGTATGTAGATAAAACTCAGTTTTATACCATTAATCAATTACAAAAAAACTCATCTGATGTTCAAGTAGTAGGTAAAATAACGGGTATAAAAACTGTAAAGCAAAAAAGAGGAAGTAGATTAGTAGCCACTTTTGAGGATGCTACAGGAATAATGGAGTTAGTTTGGTTTAAAGGAGCAAAATGGATAAAAGATAATTTAAAACCTAATGTTCTATATGTAATTTATGGAAAGTTAAACTGGTATAATGGTGTGGCAAGTATGCCGCATCCAGAAATGGAAACTGTTCAGGCTTATAAAAATAAATTACAAACTTCTATGCAACCTGTATACCCATCAACTGAGAAGTTGAGTACAAAAGGAATAAGTCATAAAGTAATGCGTGGAATGATGATGAATTTATTTCAGCAATTTATTGGTGAAATATCTGAAACGTTACCTTCTTACATTTTACAGCAACATCAGTTAATAGATAAAAAGGAAGCGTTGTTAAATATTCATTTTCCTAAAAGTCAAGAATTACTAGCAAAATCACAATTTAGATTAAAATTTGAAGAATTGTTCTTTATACAATTACAATTACTTCAAAAAAAATTAATTAGAAAAGCAAAAATAAAAGGCTGTGTATTTGGTGAGGTTGGAGAAGTTTTTTCAGATTTTTATAATCATAAATTACCTTTTGATTTAACAGGCGCTCAAAAAAAAGTATTAAAAGAAATTAGACGCGATGTAGGTTCGGGTGCACATATGAATCGTTTGTTACAAGGAGATGTAGGTTCTGGCAAAACGATTGTAGCTCTATTGACTATGTTATTGGCTATTGATAATGGATATCAGGCCACAATAATGGCTCCAACTGAGATTTTAGCAAATCAGCATTATAATGGTATTGCTGAGTTATTGGAGAAAACTGATATAAAAGTTGAGTTGTTAACAGGATCAACAAGAATAAAAAAGAGAAGGGAAATACATACAGGTTTAGAAGATGGAAGTTTACATATTTTAATAGGAACACATGCTATTTTAGAAGATAAAGTACAGTTTAAAAATCTAGGCCTTGCTATTATTGATGAACAACATCGATTTGGTGTTGCACAACGATCAAAGCTTTGGCAAAAAGGAAATGTAGATGATTTAGGAGGAGTTATCCCTCCTCATATTTTAGTGATGACAGCAACCCCAATCCCAAGAACATTAGCAATGTCTGTATATGGAGACTTAGATGTTTCCGTTATTGATGAGTTGCCACCAGGACGTAAAGAAATCAAAACAGTACATAGGTATGATAGTCACCGTTTAGCTGTTTTTAAGTTTTTGAAAGACGAAATAGAAAAAGGAAGACAGGTTTATATTGTGTATCCATTAATTCAAGAATCGGAAGCTATGGATTATAAAGACTTAATGGATGGTTATGAAAGTATTGTTAGGGAGTTTCCTCCACCAAAATATCAAATTAGTATTGTTCATGGGCAGATGAAACCTGCTGATAAAGATTATGAAATGGAGCGTTTTGTTAATGGCGAAACACAAATAATGGTTGCTACTACAGTAATAGAAGTAGGTGTAAATGTACCCAACGCTTCCGTAATGGTAATAGAGAGTTCTGAACGATTTGGATTAAGTCAGTTGCACCAGTTGAGAGGAAGAGTTGGGAGAGGAGCGGAACAAAGTTATTGTATTCTATTGTCGAGTTACAAATTGTCTTCAGATGGAAAAACAAGATTGCAAACAATGGTAGAAACTTCAGATGGTTTTAAAATAGCAGAGGTAGATTTAAAGTTGAGGGGACCAGGTAATATTATGGGAACACAGCAAAGTGGTGTGTTAAACCTTAAAATAGCTGATGTAGTAAAAGATTCTCCAATATTATTTCAAGCAAGAAAAACAGCCATAGATGTAATTAGTAATGATCCTACATTGTCAAATACTGAGAATGCTAGTTTAAAAGCTACCTATATGCAACTACAGAAGAAAACAGGGATCTGGAGCAACATTAGTTAG